TGCCCAATATTATCCTCAAGTAGGAAAGGTGCCGAAGACTCGCACGGGCTTAACTCAACGGTTCAGTAGGCATTATTTGGGAGAAGGAAAGGTGCCCAGAAGGATAAACTGGGAGAGATATGACGATCCTCCGATCTGTTATTCCCCCCCATGTTATTCATCAGGTATGTTGGCAATTAAGAGCTCATTTGAGCaatcaaataatttcaattaatataattgaagtAAATTTGTTGGGAATAACCTATAGTCACTACTCCCTACTTAAGTGTGTGCACCAAGTAAATCCCTCTTTCTTACTCTAGTCAACCTAGTCAACCAAGGACTAAAAAAGAAATcattatatattatgaaatatggACTATTGCCATCAGGTTCATTATTGGTATGCTGAATGTTTCATTTTAGTacattgaatgtttatttttaaatttattgaagGTCCCTTTAGATATACTAccaaaaaatgaactttcaatacactaaaaataaaaatttagtatactaaaaataataaacatttatccTGCAGTTCAATGGTCCaaagtataatttgcccacaaaAAAAGTAAACGGACTTAAGTTACTCATAGTTAACTGACTCAAGTTAAGAAGGTCAATATAAAGGTCCTGaaagttaaatttataatattgtgGATACAAATTAAAGCTTGACTGGCTAATTTAGCAGTGGTTGCCTCCCATGAAAGTTAATTTAAGTTTTAATTAGCTCATTGACTGTCGCAAATTTTTGCTTTTGGAGGTTCTCAAGCATAAAACCAATAGATTTAAATCcattaattgataaaaattaaaaggcCATCGTAAAAATCTTCAATTCTCAAGTGACATGgtcaatttaaatattatattgccTGCCTAGTTATTGTGTTTTGTAGTAACCATTTCTATGTAATTCATAATTCTCTTGGCGTTACGTTGTTGCAGGAACAGGCCGTAATGGTCCTTGAtgttgatcttgaattcttgagtctTGAGAACAAACTGAACgaattgaaaaaatatgtacactttctgattattatatataccaatAAGCTAGCAGCCCTTGCAAAAACTTCATTGCAGAAAGGTTTTACTATTAGGGATTAAGATATATGTAAGTCTATTACAAATTTACAGAAcagtacaattatatatattaataattcaggcgttcttttttgaaaatatcaatgcattattttatacttatcTTGGAGACTAGGACGCTTTCTTCTATCATCATCAATAGTTCAagaaaattattacaaaaatataattataaactcTTTACATCGAgtacaattttattaatatctCAGGTGTTCTCTTGACCTTGTGAAAATGTCATTATATGAAGCGATACTTAACGTTGAGACTATTACTTTTTCTCTGATCTTATTGTCATCAATAGTTCAAGAAAAGtattatagaaatatatataattgtaaactAACTTTTTTACATCAAGTACAACTTTATTAATAACTCAGGCGTTCTCTTGAGAAAATATCAACATATTATGCGATACTTAGCATTGAGACTATGGTTGTTTCTTCTATCATCATTAATAGTTCAAGAAAATtattacataaatataattataaactgTTTACATCAAGTACACTTTTATCAATAATTATGGCGttcttttgtgaaaatatcaaCGTATTATGTGATACATAGTGTTGAGACTATAACTCTTTCTTCTATCATCATCAATAGTTCAagaaaattattcaaaaatataattataaacttTTTACATCAAATACAACTATGGGCCAAACATTTTGTAGTCTGATGATGGTATCATTGTTCCTTTCTATAGGGAATTGaaagttacaagtttgaatTTCATCCCAATTTTACAACTACACTATCATATTCTAATTCTTTAATAATCATAAAACTCATtcatattattatcattttttacttttgaataattgGATTCAATAATGGTGggtaaaacaaaagaaaagaaaagaaaaaaacagtaaaaagttaaagcattagtatatgtatgtatgtatgcatgcatgtgcgtgtgtgtattatatatttattcattcatttcttatttatatattatatatattttatttgtttatttggaTTCCAATTTCATTTACAACCAAACAAAGGGGCTTCTTATATTAAAATTCTATtacaattacttttttttttttaaatattctatTACAATTACTAAGCATTTGATTCTAATTACACTTTCAATTCTAATATGCTTAAACAACATGACTGGATTTTAAGGGGTGAAAGATGGGCAACAACACAGGGTTTCAATTTTTAGAAggtctaatatttatttttgacctagctacttaataaataaataaaaaatctacaattaatcctaaaaaaatcaattttatccCAAATCATTTCTCTCTCCTAATAATTAGGACATAATTAATTGAGCATAGCCAACTATTCTCTTTCCCCACAACATAAATGATGTCTTAAGCTCATGAATTTGCAGAGATAACTTGAagtacaaattatatattttacgtaTTGATTTTAAAGATTGCACTTATACTACTTTTGACAGagcctcatttatttataagaacgggatcacaaaaatccaaaaatcgACCCTGTTAAACAAAACACCACACTAAATGTGTTCGGCCTTGAAGCTCTCAAGGGAGAGAAATCAAGTTTTCTATCATAAAAAGCTATGTAAATGGACGAAAAAAAGGCTTTTAAATAAATAGTGTTAGGCCGAAAATAAAGAATGACTCAACTGTGAAATTATTTTACGAATTTGTGAGATGCGTcgaataaaaaatgtaatactaataagtgattaattatttgttatttatatagggagatgtaatattttttttaggaaaacataatacttttgaatcaaaatataaaaattttacatttttttttcaaaagtattatattaatgCCCCGCATCAACTTTCAAAGACactctatatataatttaagggGTGGTTTGGCAGAGGTTA
This portion of the Ipomoea triloba cultivar NCNSP0323 chromosome 5, ASM357664v1 genome encodes:
- the LOC116019238 gene encoding uncharacterized protein LOC116019238 isoform X1 → MNANPNSPFLLVLLMMSFLFTFSCTARHEDVLVAADVGSQKSDAQYYPQVGKVPKTRTGLTQRFSRHYLGEGKVPRRINWERYDDPPICYSPPCYSSGTGRNGP
- the LOC116019238 gene encoding uncharacterized protein LOC116019238 isoform X2, which gives rise to MNANPNSPFLLVLLMMSFLFTFSCTARHDVLVAADVGSQKSDAQYYPQVGKVPKTRTGLTQRFSRHYLGEGKVPRRINWERYDDPPICYSPPCYSSGTGRNGP